The segment GTAAAGAAACGGGATGTTGTCTTTTTGCAGATGGCGGACATCGTAGCTCCCAGCATATTGATCGGTCAAGCGATTGGGCGTTGGGGCAACTTTATCAACCAGGAGGCCCATGGCGGTGAAGTAAGTCGACGCTTTTTGGAAAATCTCTATTTACCGGACTGGTTGATTGAGCAGATGAACATACAGGGTGTGTATTATCATCCCACATTTCTTTACGAATCATTGTGGAACTTGGCAGGCTTTTTCATTTTGCTGGGACTGCGCAAGTGGAATCCACGACGTGGGGAGATATTCTTCTCTTATCTGATCTGGTATTCCCTGGGGCGTTTCTTTATCGAGGGATTACGGACCGACAGCCTCACTTTTGATGGACCTGCATGGTTGGCATCGCTGTTAAACAGCATTTGGACACCGATGAATGTACTGTTTGAACCAGGTGTGATGGCAGATGGAAATATCCGGATTGCCCAATTGGTCAGCTTGGGATTGGTATTGGTCGGGGGGATTTTGATCGTGATGCGCCGGGTCCGGAATAAAACAGTTGAGCCGTATTTAAACAAGAAAGAGAGTGTATCGGGTTGAAACGGATTCAATGGAAAAAAGGCTTGAAATCAGGGGTAAACACCACCTGGGAATTGGGTAAAATCATTTTTCCTGTTACCCTGATTGTCAGTTTTCTCCAACATACTTCCTTGCTGGCCTGGGTGATGGATCGACTGGCACCGGCTATGTCATGGATCGGTTTACCCGGTGATGCGGCCATTCCCCTGGTGTTGGGAAATCTTTTGAACCTGTATGCCGGAATCGGAGGAATATTGACACTGGATCTGACTGTCAAACAGGTGTTCATCCTCGCCGTGATGCTCAGCTTTTCCCATAATTTGTTGGTGGAGTCTGCGGTTTGTCGGCGAGTAGGCATACGGCTCTCCCTGGTGGTGGGTGTCCGTCTCTTCTTGGCTGTCGCCTCCGCTTGGATGATTCATTGGTTCTGGCAAGGGGGGGACAACCAGGCTCAGTACGGTTGGATTCCCCCGGTGAATCAGCCTGATGGGTGGTTGGAGATCAGTATCCAGGCATTGCAGACGGCAGGAACCGGAATTTTGCAACTGGCATTGATCGTTTTTCCTTTGATGATGGGAATTCAAATCATGAAGGACTTTCGTTGGCTTGACTACTTTGCCGATCTGGTAAAACCGATGATGCGTCTTTTGGGAATCCGTTCCCATGGAGGAGTGATCATGGCCGGAGGTTTGCTCTTTGGTCTGGCCATGGGAGCAGGTGTTATCATTGAACAAGCGAAGGAGCAGCACTTTACCCGACGAGAAATGACCCTGATGGTTCTTTTCCTGGCGGCCTGTCATGCTGTGGTGGAGGATACCTTGATCTTTGCACCTTTGGGGATCCCCATCCTCCCTTTATTGATCATTCGGGTGGTAGCCGCATTTCTGTTGACCATCTTCTTGGCTAAGGTTTGGCCTGAACCCAAACCCTGTCTGACAGCACGAGGTGATGCAGCTTGAAATATCAAACAGTACTTTTTGACCTGGACGGTACTCTGTTGGATACGACGTCTTTGATTATCGCCTCTTTTATGTATACATTGGAAAAGTATTGTCCAAATCAGTATGAAGAAAAGGATGTCCTGGCCTGTTTAGGGGAACCTCTGCGGGATCAGATGAAGCGGTTTGGGGGAGAGGAACAGGCGGATGCGATGGTTTCCACCTACCGGGAACACAATATTGCTCATCATGATGACTATGTGAAGGCTTTTCCCGGTGTGACCCAAACCTTGGATCGCCTGTTCCGGGAAGGAATCAAAATGGGTGTTGTCTCCAACAAACAGCGTGTAACCGTGGAGATGGGCCTGGAGTTATGTAACCTTCAAAAATATATGTCTGGGGTAGTCTGTTTTGGTGACGCACCCAAACCTAAGCCGGATCCGGGAATGATACAGTTGGCCATGGAAGAATTGCAGGCAGAAGCCGCCTCCACTCTGATGGTTGGCGACAGCCGTTTTGATCTCTTGGCGGCAAAAGCTGCGGGGGTTTCAGCGGCGGGGGTTGCATGGAGCCACCAGGGAGCGGAGGGTCTACAACCCTATCACCCGGATTACATGTTGCATCAGATGGAGGATCTGTACAATATTGTGGGACTTTCCCCCTTGGGGAGAGAAGCAACCTGATGAGAAGGACTGAGCGGTTTCCGGTGGAAGGGAGTAATTCCCTGTGGCAAGTTTATCAGATACGTCCTTTTTGGCGCGTGTTCAAAAATACGCTGGTGGTGGAGTTAGCACGCTTTACACCTTTTTTTTCGTTGAAAAACTGGTTGTACCGAAAAGGGCTGGGGATGAAGGTGGGAGAGCAAACAGCTGTAGCGTTTAAGGTGACGATGGATATTTTGTATCCGGAGAAGATTCAAATTGGACGCAACAGCATCATCGGATTTAATACCACCATCCTGACCCATGAATATCTGGTGGAGGAATATCGTCTGGGCGAAGTGAACATCGGGGATCATGTCATGATTGGAGCCAATACTACGATCCTCCCTGGTGTTACCATTGGGGATCATGCAGTGATTGGAGCGGGATCTCTGGTTAACAAAGATGTTCCTTCACACACTTTCGCCGCCGGAAATCCTATTCAAATGATACGAAAACGGTCAAGTAACGCTGATGATCAAACAGAAAAATAAATTTTCCTGGAGTATCTTGCCATTCGATGATAGTCGAAATGGCATTTTCTTTTTTATACTTTTTTTATATACTTTTATGGAATGTTCACAATACCGTTAGATCATTGGATTGAAGGTTTGTCCAGGGATTTATACAATAAAACTGTCTTTGTACGGATGTTACAGTCGTATCGTTGATTTCTTGTCCTTTCCGGAACAGGAAGTTCCAGGGGGGACCAATGATCGATTGTATGAACCAGGGAAGGGTCTGTTGCAGTAGCATGGGGACTGCAGTTTAAAGTGAATAGATATGGAATGTTTATGGGTGAACATGCAGATCCTGTGAAAGTAGGTAACTTCCCCCTCTGTATCAGAGAGGGGGCTGAAGGCGTTGCATGGAATACCCTGTAGTCGGAAACCGTCAGGAGGAATCGGGGATGTGGTTAGCAAAAACGGCTCTTAGACGACCCGTATTGACGACTGTTGCCATCATTATCATATTGGTTATGGGTGCAGTATCCTTAATGGATTTACAGATGGATTTACTGCCTGATATTCAGCCTCCGGTAGGGGCTGTAGTAGCCTCGTATCCCGGTGCCGGGCCGGATGAGGTTTTGGACAAAGTGACCAAACCACTGGAAAATCAACTGGGAACACTGCAGGGTCTCAAAACGATTCAAAGTCAGTCCAAAGAAGGCACGGCGCTGATCCTGTTGGAGTTTGAGTGGTCTCAGGATATCAATGAAGTACAAGATGATGTGGTCTCCCGGATCAATCAGACCCCGTTGCCTTCCGATGTCGATAAACCCAGTTTCTTGAAGTTTGATCCCTCCACTTTCCCGATTATGCAGTTGTCAGTGATGGGAGAAGGTCGGGCCTCTCTGCAGATGAAGGATGATGTGGAGGATATCGTACAATCCTTATCCAAGGTTCCCGGAGTAGCCAGTGCCGGTGATTCCGGCTTGCTGGACCGTCAGGTGCAAATCACCCTTGATGCCGATAAATTGAAGAAAAAGGGATTGTCTCAAGAAGATATCAAGAATGTACTGATGTCCAACCAGGTCAGCCAACCTGGAGGCATTGTGAAAGACGGAAAGAATGATTTGACCGTCCGTGTCATCTCAGAGCTGACCAGCCTGAAAAAGATGAAGGACCTGGCTGTCACCGTTGACCCGTTAAGCGGCAAGAAGGTGGCACTGAAAGATGTTGCTGAGGTGAAGCTGACCTCGGAAGAAGAAAATGTAATTACCCGTACCAATCAAAAACCCAGTGTCGGTATCAATATCTTCAAACAATCCGGTGCCAACACAGCTGAAGTTTCTGCTGATGTCAGGGATGAGATCAAGCGGTTGAACAAAGAACTGGATTCTGACATTATTACGGTGTTTGATCAGGGGAAATATGTGGAACGAACCGTGAACAGTGTCGGCATGACCATGATCAGTGGAGCGGTATTGGCGATGCTGGTTCTGTTTTTGTTCCTCCGTTCTTTCAGCAGTCCCCTAACCATCGGAATTGCGATTCCGATATCGGTTATCACGACCTTTGTGCTGATGTACTTTGCCGACTTCAGCCTTAACATCATGACATTGGGTGGTTTATCCCTGGGTGTGGGAATGTTGGTGGACAATGCAATTGTGGTGATAGAAAATATCCACCGGCATTTGCAAATGGGGAAATCCCCCAAAGAAGCAGCAGGGGATGGTGCCGGGGAGGTTGCAACGGCGATTACGGCCTCCACTTTGACGACAGTCTTCGTGTTTATTCCTGTTGTTTTTGTCAGTGGCATTGTGGGACAACTGTTCAGAGAGTTTGCCTTTACCGTTTCATTCAGCTTGCTGGCTTCCCTTTTTGTTTCATTGACCATCGTTCCGGTGATTGCAGCGAAAGTGATGAAAAAACCGGGAAAAGCCTGGATCAAAGATCCCAAGGAAAAGAAGGGTTATCAGGCTTTCAGGGGTATGTTGAAATGGTCTCTGCTACATCGCAAAACGGTTTTAGCCTTGGCTTTGGTTCTACTTCTTCTCGGTGGAGCAGGAATCGTTTCCGTAGGTACGGAGTTCCTCCCTGCCTCAGATGAAGGGGTGTTCCGGGTGACAGTGAAAATGCCGCCGGGGACAGGCCTGGATAAAACCGAAAAAGTAGCTAAAAAAGTGGAGAAAATCCTGAAAGATGACCGGGATATTGCTAACTTCCAATTGTCTATGGGCACTGCAGAAGGAGAAAATGCCCTTTTCGGTGAAAGTGGGCGGAATGTAGCTCAAATCAGTGTGAATGCCGTGGATTATAACAAACGGGAGCGCAGTACCCGAAAAATTATCAATGACCTTCGGCCCAAGTTAAATCAAGTGGACCCTGATGCAGAAGTAACGCTGAAAGAGGAATCCTCCTTTGATGAGGCAGGTGGCTCTGATACGCTGGAATTCCGGGTCAGCGGAGAGAAAAAAGACCTTGATAAATGGCAAGATACTATCACAAAAGCAATACAGGATCTGGATCACGTCCGGGAAGTAACCAATTCCCGGGAAGAAACCCGTCCGGAACTGCAAGTGATGGTAGATCATAAGAAAGCAGAAAAGAAAGGTCTGGCACCGGCTCAAATTGTGGATGCGGTATCAGAGGCCACCCGGGGTGAAGTAGTGGCCCAAGCACCACTGGAGAAGGAAGGAACACGGGATGTCCTGGTACGTTATGATCCTGAATTCAAGGAGTCTCCAAAAAAGCTGAAAAACCTTCTGATTCCCACTGGAGACGGAAAAACGGTGCC is part of the Kroppenstedtia pulmonis genome and harbors:
- the lgt gene encoding prolipoprotein diacylglyceryl transferase, with protein sequence MNIGQVIDPVAISLGPLQIHWYGIIMGSAVMIALWLAIREGRQHGLDSELFLDMMIWVIPAAIVGARLYYVLFEWDYYLQNPGDIIAVWKGGLAIHGGLIGALIAGFVFVKKRDVVFLQMADIVAPSILIGQAIGRWGNFINQEAHGGEVSRRFLENLYLPDWLIEQMNIQGVYYHPTFLYESLWNLAGFFILLGLRKWNPRRGEIFFSYLIWYSLGRFFIEGLRTDSLTFDGPAWLASLLNSIWTPMNVLFEPGVMADGNIRIAQLVSLGLVLVGGILIVMRRVRNKTVEPYLNKKESVSG
- a CDS encoding nucleoside recognition domain-containing protein, producing the protein MKRIQWKKGLKSGVNTTWELGKIIFPVTLIVSFLQHTSLLAWVMDRLAPAMSWIGLPGDAAIPLVLGNLLNLYAGIGGILTLDLTVKQVFILAVMLSFSHNLLVESAVCRRVGIRLSLVVGVRLFLAVASAWMIHWFWQGGDNQAQYGWIPPVNQPDGWLEISIQALQTAGTGILQLALIVFPLMMGIQIMKDFRWLDYFADLVKPMMRLLGIRSHGGVIMAGGLLFGLAMGAGVIIEQAKEQHFTRREMTLMVLFLAACHAVVEDTLIFAPLGIPILPLLIIRVVAAFLLTIFLAKVWPEPKPCLTARGDAA
- the ppaX gene encoding pyrophosphatase PpaX — its product is MKYQTVLFDLDGTLLDTTSLIIASFMYTLEKYCPNQYEEKDVLACLGEPLRDQMKRFGGEEQADAMVSTYREHNIAHHDDYVKAFPGVTQTLDRLFREGIKMGVVSNKQRVTVEMGLELCNLQKYMSGVVCFGDAPKPKPDPGMIQLAMEELQAEAASTLMVGDSRFDLLAAKAAGVSAAGVAWSHQGAEGLQPYHPDYMLHQMEDLYNIVGLSPLGREAT
- a CDS encoding acyltransferase encodes the protein MRRTERFPVEGSNSLWQVYQIRPFWRVFKNTLVVELARFTPFFSLKNWLYRKGLGMKVGEQTAVAFKVTMDILYPEKIQIGRNSIIGFNTTILTHEYLVEEYRLGEVNIGDHVMIGANTTILPGVTIGDHAVIGAGSLVNKDVPSHTFAAGNPIQMIRKRSSNADDQTEK
- a CDS encoding efflux RND transporter permease subunit, with protein sequence MWLAKTALRRPVLTTVAIIIILVMGAVSLMDLQMDLLPDIQPPVGAVVASYPGAGPDEVLDKVTKPLENQLGTLQGLKTIQSQSKEGTALILLEFEWSQDINEVQDDVVSRINQTPLPSDVDKPSFLKFDPSTFPIMQLSVMGEGRASLQMKDDVEDIVQSLSKVPGVASAGDSGLLDRQVQITLDADKLKKKGLSQEDIKNVLMSNQVSQPGGIVKDGKNDLTVRVISELTSLKKMKDLAVTVDPLSGKKVALKDVAEVKLTSEEENVITRTNQKPSVGINIFKQSGANTAEVSADVRDEIKRLNKELDSDIITVFDQGKYVERTVNSVGMTMISGAVLAMLVLFLFLRSFSSPLTIGIAIPISVITTFVLMYFADFSLNIMTLGGLSLGVGMLVDNAIVVIENIHRHLQMGKSPKEAAGDGAGEVATAITASTLTTVFVFIPVVFVSGIVGQLFREFAFTVSFSLLASLFVSLTIVPVIAAKVMKKPGKAWIKDPKEKKGYQAFRGMLKWSLLHRKTVLALALVLLLLGGAGIVSVGTEFLPASDEGVFRVTVKMPPGTGLDKTEKVAKKVEKILKDDRDIANFQLSMGTAEGENALFGESGRNVAQISVNAVDYNKRERSTRKIINDLRPKLNQVDPDAEVTLKEESSFDEAGGSDTLEFRVSGEKKDLDKWQDTITKAIQDLDHVREVTNSREETRPELQVMVDHKKAEKKGLAPAQIVDAVSEATRGEVVAQAPLEKEGTRDVLVRYDPEFKESPKKLKNLLIPTGDGKTVPLSEVAKIKVQEGPVTIDRSDLQDGIDYTVQYGDTDLGSMQQSVQQKLKDIKLPDSLSVRSLGSVELLNDAIDDLALAGVLSVLFVFLVLSAQFESFKYPFTIILTLPLMVIGVAGALFASQTPVGITVMIGLIVLGGIVVNNAIVLIDYINQLKRRGIHSLKAIVDSGTVRLRPILMTATTTILGLIPLSLGIGEGTEIQQPMGLTVIGGLLSSTLLTLIVIPVFYSWFDPETRRMKKDERRKKLMEL